The following are encoded in a window of Candida dubliniensis CD36 chromosome 4, complete sequence genomic DNA:
- a CDS encoding DNA damage-responsive transcriptional repressor, putative (Similar to S. cerevisiae RPH1), protein MQSVYPNHTSLHIEPSYYDNGVPVFKPTMHEFRDFYNFNKAINKYGMESGIVKVIPPTQWVSRVQKCYTESNLGQVSIQNPIVQSINTNAPGIYQSQNIERYKKYSIFQWREMAKTRQPPRRKQRSDKPEVGHGHAKRIPFYNINTSEYTDERCKELETNYWRSLSYSEPMYGADTMGTVFDKSMTVWNVAHLPNLLDLMEEKLPGVNQAYLYAGLWKASFAWHLEDQDLYSINYLHFGAPKQWYSIPQSQHKEFYALMVDLFRDEFKQCSEFLRHKTFMVSPVYLEKHGIKVNHTIHREGEFMITYPYGYHAGFNYDYNLAESVNFALDDWFEFGKRTEKCECINDSVGINVKHLWEKYYGTKYETAKEEEEGRGNRFSSDSDGSIEVVKVEKIQRKCRKRKQDNADPANTRRPHKQPEIIPRECELCPNTLQQTKYSHSSLFELLEADVNGATPRTARRVHKICASMFPHQLKCNCKTNTVHGLDNITKNQKKLRCGVCRQSNMGACFQCSYEKCTRAFHGTCGLVDGVQYDFNSGEAFCKFHCQSSTSPEFRVGMYVQFLFNHRVYFGQLVSLGEGDVEIEVYPSAKDVIEIPMTSIINVV, encoded by the coding sequence ATGCAATCAGTGTATCCCAATCACACAAGTCTACATATAGAGCCCAGCTACTACGACAATGGGGTTCCAGTGTTCAAACCGACCATGCACGAGTTTCGGGACTTTTACAACTTCAACAAGGCAATCAACAAATACGGAATGGAGTCGGGCATAGTCAAAGTGATCCCTCCTACCCAATGGGTGCTGCGAGTGCAGAAATGTTACACCGAGAGCAATTTGGGGCAAGTGTCCATTCAGAACCCGATAGTGCAGAGCATCAACACGAATGCGCCAGGGATATACCAACTGCAGAATATAGAGCGATACAAAAAGTATTCCATATTCCAATGGCGGGAAATGGCCAAGACACGCCAGCCGCCACGACGGAAGCAGAGGAGCGACAAGCCAGAAGTTGGGCATGGGCATGCGAAACGCATTCCCTTCTACAACATCAACACGAGTGAGTACACTGATGAACGATGTAAGGAACTTGAGACTAATTACTGGAGGTCATTGTCGTACTCGGAGCCGATGTATGGAGCAGACACTATGGGGACTGTTTTCGACAAGTCGATGACGGTGTGGAATGTGGCACATCTACCGAACTTGCTTGATCTAATGGAGGAGAAACTACCAGGGGTGAACCAGGCATATTTGTATGCGGGGTTGTGGAAGGCGTCGTTTGCATGGCACTTGGAAGACCAAGACTTGTAtctgataaattatttacaCTTTGGAGCACCGAAACAATGGTACCTGATACCACAAAGCCAGCACAAAGAGTTTTATGCATTGATGGTTGATCTATTCCGGGATGAGTTCAAGCAGTGCAGTGAATTTCTTAGACACAAAACGTTTATGGTGTCGCCTGTATATCTTGAAAAACATGGTATTAAAGTGAACCACACGATACACCGAGAGGGCGAGTTCATGATCACGTACCCGTATGGGTACCATGCCGGGTTCAACTACGACTACAACTTGGCGGAGTCGGTGAACTTTGCGTTGGACGATTGGTTTGAGTTTGGGAAACGTACCGAAAAGTGTGAATGCATTAATGATTCTGTTGGGATAAATGTCAAACATTTGTGGGAAAAGTACTATGGCACCAAGTATGAGACAGCaaaagaggaagaagaagggcGTGGCAATAGATTCTCATCCGACTCTGATGGTTCAATAGAAGTGGTCAAGGTGGAGAAGATCCAACGCAAGTGCCGCAAGAGGAAACAAGACAATGCCGACCCTGCAAATACGAGGAGACCACACAAACAACCAGAAATCATCCCTCGTGAATGTGAGCTTTGTCCCAACACActtcaacaaacaaaatacTCCCATTCATCCTTGTTTGAATTGTTGGAAGCTGATGTGAATGGTGCAACACCTAGGACAGCACGTCGAGTGCATAAAATATGTGCCAGTATGTTTCCCCATCAACTCAAGTGCAACTGCAAAACCAACACAGTGCATGGGTTAGACAATATTACAAAGAACCAGAAGAAACTACGCTGTGGTGTTTGTCGTCAAAGCAACATGGGTGCATGCTTCCAATGCAGCTACGAGAAATGCACCCGAGCATTCCATGGAACTTGTGGATTGGTCGATGGTGTACAGTACGATTTCAACTCAGGAGAAGCATTCTGTAAATTCCACTGTCAATCCTCCACATCACCAGAATTTAGAGTTGGGATGTATGTGCAGTTTTTGTTCAACCACAGAGTATATTTTGGCCAATTAGTCAGTTTAGGTGAAGGGGATGTAGAAATTGAGGTGTATCCTTCTGCTAAAGATGTTATTGAAATACCAATGACAAGTATAATTAATGTTGTATAA
- a CDS encoding chromatic remodelling complex subunit, putative (Similar to S. cerevisiae CAC1 (RLF2);~In S. cerevisiae: largest subunit (p90) of the Chromatin Assembly Complex (CAF-1) with Cac2p and Msi1p that assembles newly synthesized histones onto recently replicated DNA; involved in the maintenance of transcriptionally silent chromatin): MTSQLEIIDLTNDTADLSEFSTTQTDPIRSKRAASSTVEVNNEEALSPTKKCKTDANTAFIEISQNISADEKHIPKKELEKAEKEKQKQEEKARKEQEKLEKKRKQEEERELKRKRLEEEKELKRQKQEEERRARELKKEAERLQKEKEKQEKERIRLEKKQKLEEQRLAKEAEKKRLEEEKRKIEEAKERSQMKISSFFQVGQKRKEKKTAPESSEGDTSKNSPKSFYETEFLPFFVQKNVSLMNVGNKDISDSKRILDDCLNGALPKESSFKSYLNTFTNSSLSTVNDITPEEIINALNSSTTTENQVHQLIQDLPPIKYISFYENSKPPYIGTYCSLAHQKCRESIIQNPFDNEITGLDYGYDSDLEWNKEDEEGEDIENDEDDDDDDSIMGDEDDEEFVEDDPQSNKKKFITLTVINKWNNEENSQDFQSFATVKLVDIPGQIDPFHNYWATQNEPQVQTISVTQDATKSIDNVLINKATPTMGTSSSPNILIAQKKTIKDSVVLANLIKFIENNNDFTIGTLVELSKKEFKDFTKALIKNTIQEIAVYDKRSSKWEIKAEMKEKYCS, from the coding sequence ATGACATCGCAATtagaaattattgatttgactAATGACACTGCCGATTTGTCTGAGTTTTCTACTACTCAGACAGACCCAATTCGTTCCAAAAGAGCAGCCAGTCTGACAGTGGAAGTCAACAATGAGGAAGCTTTatcaccaacaaaaaagtGCAAAACTGATGCTAATACTGCTTTTATTGAGATAAGTCAGAATATATCAGCAGACGAGAAGCATATCCCCAAGAAAGAATTGGAGAAAGcagaaaaggaaaagcaaaaacaagaagaaaaagctCGTAAGGAGCAAGAAAAGCTcgagaagaaaagaaagcaagaagaagaaagagagTTGAAGAGAAAACGACTcgaagaagaaaaggaGTTGAAAAGGCAAAAGCAAGAGGAAGAAAGAAGGGCAAGAGAACTTAAAAAGGAAGCAGAAAGACTTCAAAAggagaaagaaaagcaagagaaagagaggATAAGattggaaaagaaacaaaagcTAGAGGAACAAAGATTGGCCAAGGAAGCAGAAAAGAAACGACTTGAAGAGGAGAAGAGGAAGATTGAAGAGGCTAAAGAAAGAAGTCAAATGAAAATCTCGAGTTTCTTTCAAGTTGGACAGAAACgtaaagagaaaaaaacagCACCGGAGTCTTCTGAAGGAGATACAAGTAAAAACAGCCCTAAATCGTTTTATGAAACCGAGTTTTTGCCATTCTTTGTTCAAAAGAATGTAAGCTTAATGAATGTTGGCAACAAGGATATACTGGACTCCAAGCGTATTCTTGACGACTGTCTAAATGGAGCTTTGCCAAAGGAGCTGTCTTTCAAATCATATCTTAACACATTCACAAACTCTTCTTTGTCGACCGTCAATGACATTACACcagaagaaattattaatgcTCTAAATTCATCCACAACAACCGAGAACCAagttcatcaattaattcaagaCCTACCTCCTATCAAGTATATTAGTTTTTATGAAAACTCAAAACCGCCATATATTGGGACCTATTGTTCATTAGCTCATCAAAAATGTCGCGAAAGTATAATTCAAAACCCATTTGACAATGAGATAACTGGTCTAGATTATGGCTATGATTCAGACTTGGAATGGAATAAGGAGGACGAAGAGGGTGAAGACATAGAAAATGACGAGGACGACGATGACGACGATTCTATTATGGGagatgaagatgacgaGGAATTTGTCGAGGATGATCCCCAAAGtaacaagaagaaatttattACCCTAACAGTGATTAACAAATGGAACAACGAAGAAAACAGCCAGGATTTCCAAAGTTTTGCTACAGTTAAATTAGTAGATATACCAGGTCAAATAGATCCCTTTCATAATTATTGGGCTACTCAAAATGAACCACAAGTGCAGACAATATCAGTGACTCAGGATGCAACAAAATCTATTGACAATGTCTTAATAAACAAAGCAACACCAACCATGGGTACATCTTCTAGTCCGAATATCTTGATTGctcaaaagaaaactatCAAAGATTCGGTGGTTTTGGCTAACTTGATAAAATTCATAGAAAATAACAATGATTTTACTATAGGTACATTGGTGGAACTATCGAAGAAAGAGTTTAAAGATTTTACTAAAGCCTTGATaaaaaatacaatacaGGAGATTGCCGTTTATGACAAAAGGTCAAGTAAATGGGAAATAAAAGCTGAAATGAAAGAGAAATACTGTTCGTAG
- a CDS encoding uncharacterized protein (conserved hypothetical protein), translating into MATETGDDDGGIYFHSTQIQSIHESLEQEKSQRLYLQASIKKLESFKHVSDESLNNLNPSPVSVVQIKKKAATRKRKLSARKPNLKKPKSSSEVVRQAFEKDKFAYFTNNQARIDEFLTNGSVSTENSTSNQGSLISSDEWNYIKQTYLQQQGESKTTLKGIRNKIKQSKNSGIGMWEITASNPDISLNDEDIQYLHDLDEQQMMSDGNSFTDDDIDPTQDDGLVLTLSQNCSSQHDICHHEKDHQEHILINSSIGEAVQHDRNLESRSQKYSDNGNTIPDQNSAIRTGEMESTDAHEVQEIFSTPSYVPSNQLNTDKDSSQESGSSIIMLAENIVSTQPDVIESISDSESEIEIIEKPRLQVLQSVYENDISTNQTRHESAILKYSENSKQSEHQDYESEVVESDSTPIITPNVTPKKKAHISPVNETHGIMNESPVPLASRNTPDRITNIVGRIPSSPSPIKLVLESPLKKQRKIEFSDTESIYSTAVSQFGTPKQTTSSPVEVLTSKVGSPQLGICSDSETISVVSSMAHKKSHAAKKLRTTTLEVSAALRVKTYTDPENNITVKKLGEEKKREFIDLDNEIPDSENSDDDTGFSIIEITRQVVERKEHNNDDYSEEQSTDLFQIGLKDKRDIANTSHLQVPSSLVMQLGNTGNTFLDSSLVEEDDEIAKLTATELRERFKDWGLKPVQGKDKMLEILQGISDFISPESLLALKGDDLQQRVFDKLELLIKQDQFWYDRILTFEPIRLEEMRQWLNSHNHYLELDMLRLYCDRNCITTTNT; encoded by the coding sequence ATGGCAACTGAAACaggtgatgatgatggtggaATATACTTTCACTCTACCCAAatacaatcaattcatGAGTCATTAGAACAAGAGAAAAGCCAACGTCTATATTTACAAGCATCCATAAAAAAACTAGAAAGTTTCAAACACGTCAGTGACGAatctttaaataatttaaatccAAGTCCAGTATCAGTGGTTCAAATTAAGAAAAAGGCAGCAACAAGAAAACGGAAACTATCGGCTCGTAaaccaaatttgaaaaaaccAAAGTCCCTGAGTGAAGTTGTTAGACAGGCGTTTGAAAAAGACAAATTTGCTTATTTTACCAATAATCAAGCCCGAATTGACGAATTCCTAACGAACGGATCAGTATCGACAGAAAACAGTACAAGTAACCAAGGATCACTTATCAGTCTGGACGAATGGAATTACATCAAACAGACCTATCTCCAACAACAAGGCGAAAGTAAAACCACTTTGAAAGGTAtaagaaacaaaataaagCAAAGCAAAAATAGTGGTATCGGAATGTGGGAAATAACGGCATCGAATCCAGATATTTCGTTAAATGATGAGGATATTCAATATTTACATGATTTGGACGAACAACAGATGATGTCTGATGGAAATTCATTTACAGATGATGACATCGACCCAACTCAGGACGACGGGTTGGTACTAACCCTATCACAAAATTGTTCCAGTCAACACGACATATGCCATCACGAAAAAGATCATCAGGAGCACAttctaataaattcttCGATTGGTGAAGCTGTTCAGCACGACAGAAATCTTGAAAGTCGTAGCCAAAAATATTCGGATAATGGTAACACTATCCCAGATCAAAACTCGGCAATACGAACTGGTGAAATGGAATCAACTGATGCCCATGAAGTGCAAGAAATATTCAGTACGCCGTCTTATGTCCCTtctaatcaattgaatacaGATAAAGATAGCTCTCAAGAATCAGGTTCCTCGATAATAATGTTAGCAGAAAATATTGTATCAACTCAGCCTGATGTCATCGAGTCTATACTGGATTCTGAGtctgaaattgaaatcattgaaaaacCACGTTTACAGGTATTACAATCGGtttatgaaaatgatatatCTACAAATCAAACCAGGCATGAGCTGGCAATTCTTAAGTATCTGGAAAATAGCAAACAATCAGAGCATCAAGATTATGAGTCAGAAGTAGTGGAAAGTGATTCGACACCAATAATAACCCCTAATGTAACACCTAAAAAGAAAGCCCACATTTCTCCCGTTAATGAAACTCATGGAATAATGAACGAGTCACCCGTACCATTAGCATCACGAAACACACCAGATAGAATTACCAATATTGTAGGCAGAATACCTAGCAGTCCTTCACCAATAAAATTGGTACTAGAAAGCCCCCTTAAAAAGCAGAGGAAGATCGAGTTTTCTGATACTGAATCCATTTATTCGACAGCTGTGTCCCAGTTTGGTAcaccaaaacaaacaacGTCTTCTCCAGTTGAGGTTTTAACTCTGAAGGTTGGATCCCCACAATTAGGCATTTGTAGTGATTCCGAGACTATAAGTGTGGTTTCATCTATGGCCCATAAGAAATCTCATGCAGCTAAGAAATTAAGAACCACAACTTTAGAAGTATCTGCTGCCTTAAGAGTGAAGACTTACACTGATCCTGAAAACAACATAACTGTGAAAAAGTTGGgtgaagaaaagaagagagAATTCATTGATCTAGATAATGAGATTCCCGATTCAGAGAATCTGGATGACGATACTGGCTTCAGCATAATTGAGATCACGAGACAAGTAGTAGAACGTAAAGAACATAATAATGACGATTACTCCGAAGAACAGAGCACAgatttgtttcaaattggCTTGAAAGATAAGCGGGATATTGCCAATACTTCCCACTTGCAGGTACCTTCAAGTCTTGTAATGCAATTAGGAAATACTGGTAACACTTTTTTGGACTCTTCTTTGGTGGAGGaggatgatgaaattgcaAAGCTTACGGCGACCGAATTGCGAGAGAGGTTCAAGGATTGGGGATTAAAACCAGTACAAGGAAAAGATAAAATGCTTGAAATACTACAAGGAATATCTGACTTTATATCTCCAGAATCCTTGTTGGCATTAAAAGGAGATGATTTACAACAACGTGTATTTGACAAACTTGAGTTACTAATAAAACAGGATCAATTTTGGTATGATAGAATATTGACATTTGAACCCATCAGACTAGAGGAAATGAGGCAGTGGTTAAATTCTCATAATCATTATCTCGAGTTAGACATGTTGCGTTTATATTGTGACAGGAACTGTATTACCACAACCAATACATAA
- a CDS encoding high-affinity sulphate transporter, putative (Similar to S. cerevisiae SUL2), with the protein MTGVLETVKSIASNEGFVSEVPHLYGEEAHHKVKSHEFDTNSINNTNYNSNVFVPAYDEREVTVKEWFQYIFANPLKMIVDYLFSLFPILKWILHYNIRWLYGDLVAGITVGVVLVPQSMSYAQLAGLEAQYGLYSSFVGVFIYSFFATSKDVSIGPVAVMSLQVSKVIAHVQDKFGDKYAPPEIATFLSLICGGIALGIGLLRLGFILEFISIPAVMGFMTGSAFNIITGQVPGLMGYNSKVNTRDSTYLVVVNTLKHLPDSTVDAAFGLIPLLILYLWKFSTDYAQKRYPRYKMYFFYFQQLRNAIVIIVATAISWGIVHPKKVAFNGPSSKFKPPIKTIGDVPSGLRHVGVMTVPDGIISAMASEIPVSTVILLLEHIAISKSFGRINDYKVIPDQEVIAIGVNNLIGTFFNAYPATGSFSRSALKAKCGVRTPLVGIFTGAVVLLALYALTKAFYYIPKATLSAVIIHAVSDLIANYKITWSFWKMSPIDCGIFLIAVILTVFVTIEAGIYFAIAASVVVLLVRVAIPHGQFLGKIQIAEVVNPVIEQTGSHDENNASASDGTSYSSDLEIHQVLSEGTNYKSTDETGKLKSKEDIKPVEGVTASALQRNNPQVKFHTRWVPLNNENINAGIKVQPPPPGVVVFKPVESFTYPNASRQVDKVSDEAKRLTRRGKPFDYSKIGSRPWNDPGPLRWNLPWSKKEKVEEKVEDNRPILRIVHFDFSTVASIDVTAIQALVDLRKALNAYADREVEFHFSGILSPWIRRGLLNAGFGTYEDGLLSTNNYVNIAAGYQDLEDHADEPYYAATGTNTPFFHLDIPNYS; encoded by the coding sequence ATGACAGGTGTGCTTGAAACAGTCAAATCCATAGCATCAAACGAAGGATTTGTATCTGAAGTTCCACATTTATATGGAGAAGAAGCTCATCATAAAGTTAAATCACACGAATTCGATACGAACAGTATAAATAATACCAATTACAATAGCAATGTATTTGTTCCAGCATATGATGAAAGAGAAGTTACTGTGAAAGAATGgtttcaatatatttttgcTAATCCACTAAAAATGATAGTTGATTATCTTTTTTCCTTGTTTCCAATTCTTAAATGGATTTTGCATTATAATATTAGATGGTTATATGGTGACTTGGTTGCTGGTATTACTGTCGGTGTTGTTTTAGTGCCACAATCTATGTCATATGCTCAATTGGCAGGGTTAGAAGCACAATACGGTTTATATTCTTCCTTTGTTGGTGtctttatttattcattttttgcCACCTCCAAAGATGTTTCCATCGGTCCTGTTGCCGTTATGTCGTTACAAGTGTCTAAGGTCATTGCTCATGTCCAAGATAAGTTTGGTGACAAGTATGCCCCACCAGAAATTGCTACATTTTTGTCATTGATTTGTGGTGGTATTGCGCTTGGTATTGGTTTGTTACGTTTAGGATTTATTTTAGAATTCATTTCCATCCCTGCAGTCATGGGTTTCATGACCGGTTCTGCATTCAACATTATCACAGGTCAAGTCCCAGGTTTAATGGGTTATAACAGTAAAGTTAACACAAGAGACAGTACttatcttgttgttgtcaatACATTGAAGCATTTACCTGATTCAACCGTTGATGCTGCCTTTGGGTTGATTCCATTACTCATCTTATACTTGTGGAAATTTCTGACTGATTATGCTCAAAAAAGATACCCAAGATATAAAATGTACTTTTTCTactttcaacaattgaGAAATGCCATTGTTATCATTGTTGCCACTGCTATATCATGGGGTATTGTGCACCCTAAAAAAGTTGCCTTCAATGGTCCTTCCTCCAAATTTAAACCACCAATCAAGACTATTGGTGATGTTCCAAGTGGGTTGCGTCACGTTGGTGTCATGACAGTTCCTGACGGTATAATCAGTGCTATGGCCTCTGAAATCCCCGTCTCTACGGtcattttgttgttggaacATATTGCCATTTCTAAATCATTCGGTAGAATTAATGATTATAAAGTGATTCCTGATCAAGAAGTTATTGCCATTGGTGTCAATAACTTAATTGGTACTTTCTTCAACGCTTACCCAGCTACTGGTTCCTTTTCAAGATCTGCATTGAAAGCAAAATGTGGTGTCAGAACTCCTTTGGTAGGTATTTTCACTGGTGCTGTTGTTTTGTTGGCTTTATATGCATTAACAAAGGCATTTTATTACATTCCTAAAGCAACTTTATCTGCGGTCATTATTCATGCTGTTTCAGATTTGATTGCAAACTACAAAATCACTTGGTCATTCTGGAAGATGAGTCCAATTGATTGTGGTATCTTTTTGATTGCTGTTATCTTAACCGTTTTTGTTACCATTGAAGCTGGTATTTACTTTGCTATTGCTGCTTCTGTTGTCGTATTGTTAGTAAGAGTTGCTATTCCTCATGGTCAATTCTTGGGTAAAATCCAAATTGCCGAGGTTGTTAATCCTGTTATTGAACAAACAGGATCTCATGATGAAAACAATGCCTCTGCTTCTGATGGCACTAGTTACTCTAGTGATTTGGAAATTCATCAAGTTTTATCTGAAGGTACAAATTACAAGTCAACTGATGAAACTGgtaaattgaaatctaAAGAAGATATCAAACCAGTAGAAGGTGTTACAGCTTCTGCTTTACAGAGAAATAACCCACAAGTGAAATTCCATACACGTTGGGTGCCATTGAACAACGAAAATATCAATGCTGGCATAAAAGTTCAACCTCCACCTCCAGGAGTTGTGGTATTTAAACCTGTTGAATCGTTTACATATCCAAATGCATCTAGACAAGTTGATAAAGTTTCTGATGAAGCAAAGAGATTGACCAGAAGAGGGAAACCATTTGATTATTCTAAAATTGGGTCTAGACCTTGGAATGATCCAGGTCCATTGAGATGGAACTTGCCATGGTCCAAGAAAGAGAAggttgaagaaaaagttgaaGATAACCGTCCAATTTTGCGTATCGTGCATTTCGATTTTTCTACTGTTGCTTCTATTGATGTAACTGCTATACAGGCATTAGTTGATTTGAGAAAAGCTTTAAATGCTTATGCTGATCGTGAAGTTGAATTCCATTTCTCGGGTATTTTGAGCCCTTGGATTAGAAGGGGTTTGTTAAATGCTGGATTTGGTACATATGAAGATGGCTTGCTTTCTACTAATAATTATGTCAACATTGCTGCTGGATACCAAGACTTGGAAGACCACGCCGATGAACCATATTATGCTGCTACTGGTACAAATACTCCATTTTTCCATTTAGACATACCCAACTACTCATGA
- a CDS encoding uncharacterized protein (conserved hypothetical protein) — MAPPRRKKPKYEPVDINSSFDEISSDSQGSSFFEHWSIQPSPVKKSETINNNQQWIDKYRPKTINDICINPTKLKQVKDSMMKMINKTSNTRVLILSGPSGSSKSTTVKLLAEELIIVRDAFDSIVIEYNESEDFGNFLQDCRYKSKNVILVEELPNIYHLETLKKFRDAIKHWIYQDDNGFSLPPLIICLTEIEYDSNDLRISYNIENNLTVDTLLGKEIIGLNQVEIIKFNSIANRFLKPTINKIIKQEGILKIINQQVLMRFLDEIFQIGDIRSIIFNLEMWIKNVKQFSSKQKISIDSFMRENSINLFHAIGKIIYSSSKVNIRRSKTSNNNNNNNEEEEKEEEEEGERLDKDDIDYQSIEQVLQSFPEKNMDLLNLSLLENYHIYQDSNYDLELASNIVDDLSVNDIIKLGDIGLRSTRINLSKAKNLSSKRFKSMPSSKLKMKFPRHLKMIKIMNKTKNQINSYRRYLNPQISFEDLNLIDGYYMPIIYNTQKQTKFRYNRLGGKFQEVYADDKIPIDEGEIIYEYDQFEIDIKNKINLDSDMKYSQAINEDIDNMSDPIETDDDLEDVRDITNNESDAFSSDSELELLLTQGKV, encoded by the coding sequence ATGGCACCACCGAGGAGGAAGAAACCCAAGTATGAACCGGTAGATATAAACTCATcttttgatgaaatttcaTCGGATTCACAGGGttcatcattttttgaACATTGGTCAATCCAACCAAGTCCAGTTAAGAAATCAGAAaccattaataataatcaacaatGGATAGATAAATATCGACCGAAAACCATCAATGATATTTGTATTAATCCAACTAAACTAAAACAAGTTAAAGATTCcatgatgaaaatgattaaTAAAACTTCAAATACTAGAGTATTGATACTTTCTGGACCTAGTGGTTCATCAAAATCCACTACTGTGAAATTATTAGCTGAAGAATTGATAATTGTACGTGATGCCTTTGATTCTATTgtaattgaatataatgaaCTGGAGGATTTTGGGAATTTTTTACAAGATTGTCGATATAAATCCAAAAATGTGATATTAGTGGAAGAATTACCAAATATATATCATTTAGAAActttaaagaaatttcgAGATGCAATTAAGCATTGGATATATCAAGATGATAATGGATTTTCATTACCACCTTTAATAATATGTTTAACTGAGATTGAATATGATTCTAATGATCTTAGAATTAGttataatattgaaaataatttgaCAGTAGATACATTATTGGGTAAAGAAATTATAGGATTAAATCAAgtggaaattattaaatttaatagtATTGCCAATCGATTTTTGAaaccaacaataaataaaataattaaacaagaaggaattttaaaaattattaatcaacaaGTATTGATGAGATTTTTAGATGAGATTTTCCAAATTGGAGATATTCGATCCATTATATTTAATCTTGAAATGTGGATTAAGAATgttaaacaattttcaagtaaacaaaaaatttctattgattcatttatGCGAGAGAATTCgattaatttgtttcatGCCATAGgtaaaataatttattccAGTTCCAAAGTGAATATAAGACGACTGAAAactagtaataataataataataataatgaggaggaggagaaggaggaggaggaagagGGTGAACGTTTAGATAAAGACGATATAgattatcaatcaatagAACAAGTGTTACAACTGTTTCCAGAGAAAAATATggatttattgaatttatcattactaGAGAACTATCatatttatcaagattCTAATTATGATTTGGAATTAGCGAGTAATAtagttgatgatttaagtgttaatgatattattaaactTGGTGATATAGGTCTAAGGTCTACTAGGATAAATTTAAGCAAGgcaaaaaatttatcaagCAAACGATTTAAATCGATGCCTTCgtcaaaattgaaaatgaagttTCCTCGAcatttaaaaatgattaAAATTATGAATAAAACTaagaatcaaatcaattcttaTCGTCGATATCTTAATCCACAAATAtcatttgaagatttaaatttaattgatggaTATTATATGCcgataatttataatacTCAGAAACAAACAAAGTTTAGATATAATCGATTAGGTGGTAAATTTCAAGAAGTTTATGCAGATGATAAAATTCCCATTGATGAAGGAGAGATAATTTATGAATatgatcaatttgaaattgatattaaaaataaaataaatcttgATCTGGATATGAAATATTCACAAGCAATCAATGAAGATATAGATAATATGAGTGATCCTATAGAAACAGATGATGATCTTGAAGATGTAAGAGATATAACGAATAATGAATCGGATGCATTTCTGAGTGATTCCGAATTGGAATTACTTTTAACACAAGGTAAAGTCTGA